A genomic segment from Desmospora profundinema encodes:
- the rnc gene encoding ribonuclease III, whose protein sequence is MNLAELGQSTGLDLQDHSLYQQAFTHTSYAHEKKGIRMLPDNERLEFLGDAVLELTVSEYLYQRFPKMKEGDLTRMRARVVCEPSLAMFARQLRFGDHIRLGRGEEMTGGRNRPSLLADVFEAFIGALYLEKGLDAIRQFLEAKIFPQIDESWLAQATDAKSQLQEAVQQERLGALEYHIVDVQGPAHDRQFVAEVWLSGQKLGSGTGRSKKEAEQQAAAEGLERFKQQKK, encoded by the coding sequence ATGAACCTGGCTGAGCTGGGACAGTCCACGGGCTTGGACCTCCAGGACCATTCCCTGTATCAACAAGCTTTCACCCATACCTCATACGCCCATGAAAAAAAGGGCATCCGGATGCTTCCGGATAACGAGCGGCTGGAATTCCTGGGGGATGCGGTGTTGGAACTGACGGTCTCTGAATACCTCTACCAGCGGTTTCCCAAGATGAAGGAAGGAGACCTGACCCGGATGCGGGCGCGGGTGGTATGTGAGCCTTCTTTGGCCATGTTTGCCCGTCAACTCCGGTTTGGTGATCATATTCGATTGGGACGCGGGGAGGAGATGACTGGGGGACGCAATCGTCCCTCCCTCTTGGCTGATGTGTTTGAAGCGTTTATCGGGGCTTTGTATCTGGAAAAAGGATTGGACGCCATCCGGCAGTTCCTGGAGGCCAAGATCTTTCCGCAGATCGACGAGTCCTGGTTGGCTCAAGCGACCGATGCCAAGAGCCAGCTGCAGGAAGCGGTGCAGCAGGAGCGCTTGGGTGCTCTGGAGTACCACATCGTCGATGTGCAGGGACCGGCTCATGACCGGCAGTTTGTGGCCGAAGTCTGGCTGTCGGGACAAAAGCTGGGCAGCGGTACCGGCCGTTCCAAGAAGGAAGCGGAACAACAGGCCGCCGCCGAAGGGCTGGAGCGATTCAAACAACAAAAGAAATAG